One segment of Castanea sativa cultivar Marrone di Chiusa Pesio chromosome 3, ASM4071231v1 DNA contains the following:
- the LOC142626929 gene encoding protein SMALL AUXIN UP-REGULATED RNA 54-like has protein sequence MKMDVIYEKKKKGLIIQTWERCKSIGRGSKSKSSGTVRALALKSKSWSSNKGTLELEEEKRARKRRVTPEGCFSVYVGPQKQKFVIKTEYANHPLFKMLLEEAESEYGYDNQGPLVLPCNVDIFCKVLLEMEDCHEIHQGCSFKRYGSYHLLSPSRMAVINQF, from the coding sequence ATGAAAATGGATGTGATTTacgaaaagaagaagaagggccTGATCATCCAGACATGGGAGCGATGTAAGTCCATCGGACGAGGCAGTAAGAGCAAATCATCAGGAACAGTACGTGCCCTGGCATTGAAGAGCAAATCGTGGTCTTCCAATAAAGGCACCTTGGAGCTGGAAGAAGAAAAACGAGCAAGAAAACGCAGAGTCACTCCTGAAGGTTGCTTCTCGGTCTATGTTGGAcctcaaaaacaaaagtttGTGATCAAAACTGAATATGCGAACCACCCTCTATTCAAGATGCTACTTGAAGAAGCAGAGTCAGAATATGGTTATGATAACCAAGGTCCACTTGTCCTTCCATGCAACGTTGATATCTTTTGCAAGGTCTTGTTGGAAATGGAAGATTGCCATGAAATTCATCAAGGATGTAGCTTTAAGCGTTATGGCTCTTATCACCTTCTTAGCCCGTCTCGAATGGCTGTCATCAATCAGTTTTGA